A window of the Helianthus annuus cultivar XRQ/B chromosome 4, HanXRQr2.0-SUNRISE, whole genome shotgun sequence genome harbors these coding sequences:
- the LOC110936882 gene encoding uncharacterized protein LOC110936882 isoform X2 has protein sequence MLVEKLSAVAPDLQTKIKVLSAVAKDHNIDWDPTSFEEKESKPSSDLLNGPASFENASMANVELPKIQPVHSHEEKQSAPVDFSEQNRKYTLNTQNVTSTNSGVETSSSGVTHDWMETKQNWNMEFKDATSAAQAAAESAERAAVAARAAAQFSSQEKIANRPPTGPHVFNSRDEYPHGSTSSGYHGESFLDDGKPNMSNQDIGQSQHATSQKATERFNRSNNDSAGPHVSNSRYEPSHVSAPSGYSGESSSDDSKPKTSNQDIYQSQHGTSQKATETFDRSNNDSIENETLVNNFHMTDGYYENSLHEDQEGSSSPERESKTELVSDRKGSIENENINFFATEKQPTIHSSQSHFSSYSDGPDVRKKAVVGNPFAVVDQESPFKESVKTSTNVDDDVISDDDDDVGGGPRFDTGFEYDEMEANIWSPKMNTIDKPNSQSHIFSESVSFGDQSMKSIEPSETDNFAPASFDHSDGPDSGSENELLSMNPKSSSVTESSQTFNSRKTRIELNDLVEEGTSFEDEEKQMQSQHELKKRNLDQEFSDSSDGNDNGDSTNQRLNFGTLTGGLRNKGGLKYPPYTKSGTIEKSTAGSQTSFQSSLDSRASRIEDKKPKVPISISDSDSDSDLQANKKVSTRPIFSPPAAFFNDDGMDSEDEAPKQVTNKVRLGSGLSRRTRGSPSVPYSKTNVETGQIKSTTFEPQVNRFAHTKQEAVQTMPESKNPRGERISSRIVVESGNMKDVKTQNVGSEMTSEVKKASHVHPKLPEYDSLAARLQSLRTDRQ, from the exons ATG TTGGTTGAGAAGTTATCTGCAGTAGCTCCTGACTTGCAGACAAAAATTAAAGTGTTAAGTGCTGTGGCGAAGGATCATAACATTGATTGGGATCCTACTTCGTTTGAGGAGAAAGAGTCTAAGCCTTCGAGTGACTTGTTG AATGGGCCCGCTAGTTTTGAGAATGCCAGCATGGCAAATGTTGAGCTTCCGAAGATTCAACCTGTGCATAGCCATGAAGAGAAGCAGAGTGCACCTGTTGACTTCTCTGAGCAAAACCGAAAATACACACTAAATACTCAGAATGTAACCTCTACTAATAGTGGTGTTGAAACGTCATCTTCAg GAGTAACTCATGACTGGATGGAAACGAAACAGAACTGGAACATGGAGTTCAAGGATGCTACTTCTGCAGCACAAGCAGCCGCTGAGTCAGCGGAACGGGCAGCTGTGGCTGCCCGAGCTGCTGCCCAGTTTTCGAGCCAGGAAAAGATCGCCAATCGCCCACCAACTGGACCCCACGTGTTTAATAGCAGAGACGAATATCCTCACGGGTCTACCTCTTCAGGATATCATGGTGAAAGCTTCTTGGATGATGGAAAACCTAATATGTCGAATCAGGACATTGGTCAAAGTCAACATGCTACTTCACAAAAAGCTACTGAGAGATTTAATAGATCAAACAATGATTCGGCTGGACCCCATGTGTCTAACAGCAGATACGAACCTTCTCATGTTTCTGCTCCATCAGGATATAGTGGTGAAAGCTCATCGGATGATAGCAAACCTAAGACGTCGAATCAGGACATTTATCAAAGTCAACATGGTACTTCACAAAAAGCTACCGAAACATTTGATAGATCCAATAATGATTCAATTGAGAATGAGACATTAGTAAACAATTTCCACATGACAGATGGATATTATGAAAACTCCTTGCATGAAGATCAAGAAGGTTCTTCCTCTCCTGAAAGGGAATCTAAAACCGAGTTAGTGAGTGATCGTAAAGGAAGTATTGAAAATGAAAATATCAATTTCTTTGCTACTGAAAAGCAACCAACTATTCATTCATCTCAATCTCATTTTAGCTCGTATAGCGATGGACCTGATGTTCGTAAAAAAGCTGTTGTTGGTAATCCTTTTGCTGTAGTTGATCAAGAAAGCCCTTTTAAAGAATCCGTAAAAACAAGCACgaatgttgatgatgatgtcaTCTCTGATGACGACGACGACGTTGGCGGTGGTCCTAGGTTTGATACAGGATTTGAGTATGACGAAATGGAGGCTAACATCTGGAGCCCTAAAATGAACACCATTGACAAACCAAATTCTCAATCGCATATTTTTTCTGAAAGTGTATCCTTTGGTGACCAGTCTATGAAATCTATAGAACCTTCGGAAACAGATAATTTTGCGCCCGCAAGTTTCGATCATTCCGACGGTCCAGATTCCGGAAGTGAAAATGAGCTTTTGTCTATGAATCCTAAATCATCATCTGTTACCGAGTCTTCACAAACTTTTAATTCAAGAAAAACCCGAATCGAGCTGAATGATTTGGTTGAAGAGGGGACATCGTTCGAGGATGAAGAAAAACAAATGCAGTCTCAACATGAGTTGAAGAAACGTAATTTAGACCAAGAATTTTCTGATTCATCGGATGGTAATGATAATGGTGATTCTACAAATCAACGGTTGAACTTTGGAACATTGACAGGTGGCCTTCGAAACAAAGGTGGTCTTAAGTACCCGCCTTATACAAAAAGTGGAACAATCGAGAAGTCAACAGCAGGAAGTCAAACTTCCTTTCAGAGCTCGTTAGATTCAAGAGCGAGTAGGATAGAAGATAAAAAACCGAAGGTTCCTATATCAATTTCAgattctgattcagattcagattTGCAAGCAAATAAGAAAGTTAGCACAAGACCGATATTTTCGCCTCCTGCTGCGTTCTTTAATGATGACGGAATGGATTCCGAGGACGAGGCTCCAAAACAAGTGACGAATAAGGTTCGGTTGGGTTCGGGTCTTTCTAGAAGGACAAGAGGATCTCCTTCAGTTCCTTATTCGAAGACTAATGTTGAAACTGGTCAAATCAAGTCAACCACTTTCGAGCCTCAAGTCAACCGCTTTGCACATACCAAACAAGAAGCTGTTCAGACAATGCCAGAGTCTAAAAATCCAAGGGGTGAACGCATTTCTTCAAGAATTGTTGTTGAATCGGGAAATATGAAGGATGTTAAAACACAGAATGTAGGATCTGAAATGACGTCTGAAGTCAAGAAAGCGAGCCATGTTCATCCAAAGCTTCCTGAATACGACTCTTTAGCTGCTCGTTTACAGTCCTTGCGAACTGATCGGCAGTAA
- the LOC110936882 gene encoding uncharacterized protein LOC110936882 isoform X1 has translation MLHKRFKSAKCKTALKLATSRIKLMKNKRGVQINQMKKELAQLLETGQERTARIRVEHVIREEKMVAAYDLIEIYCELIVARLPIIESQKTCPVDLKEAVTSVIFAAPRCSDISELYDVRKQFTAKYGKDFVSAAIELHPDCGVSRMLVEKLSAVAPDLQTKIKVLSAVAKDHNIDWDPTSFEEKESKPSSDLLNGPASFENASMANVELPKIQPVHSHEEKQSAPVDFSEQNRKYTLNTQNVTSTNSGVETSSSGVTHDWMETKQNWNMEFKDATSAAQAAAESAERAAVAARAAAQFSSQEKIANRPPTGPHVFNSRDEYPHGSTSSGYHGESFLDDGKPNMSNQDIGQSQHATSQKATERFNRSNNDSAGPHVSNSRYEPSHVSAPSGYSGESSSDDSKPKTSNQDIYQSQHGTSQKATETFDRSNNDSIENETLVNNFHMTDGYYENSLHEDQEGSSSPERESKTELVSDRKGSIENENINFFATEKQPTIHSSQSHFSSYSDGPDVRKKAVVGNPFAVVDQESPFKESVKTSTNVDDDVISDDDDDVGGGPRFDTGFEYDEMEANIWSPKMNTIDKPNSQSHIFSESVSFGDQSMKSIEPSETDNFAPASFDHSDGPDSGSENELLSMNPKSSSVTESSQTFNSRKTRIELNDLVEEGTSFEDEEKQMQSQHELKKRNLDQEFSDSSDGNDNGDSTNQRLNFGTLTGGLRNKGGLKYPPYTKSGTIEKSTAGSQTSFQSSLDSRASRIEDKKPKVPISISDSDSDSDLQANKKVSTRPIFSPPAAFFNDDGMDSEDEAPKQVTNKVRLGSGLSRRTRGSPSVPYSKTNVETGQIKSTTFEPQVNRFAHTKQEAVQTMPESKNPRGERISSRIVVESGNMKDVKTQNVGSEMTSEVKKASHVHPKLPEYDSLAARLQSLRTDRQ, from the exons ATGCTTCACAAACGATTCAAGTCCGCCAAATG TAAAACGGCGTTGAAATTAGCTACATCTCGGATTAAATTGATGAAAAATAAGAGAGGAGTACAGATTAATCAGATGAAGAAGGAGCTGGCTCAGTTGCTTGAGACTGGCCAGGAACGTACCGCTCGGATTCGA gTTGAACATGTAATTAGGGAAGAGAAGATGGTGGCTGCATATGATTTGATTGAGATATACTGTGAACTTATTGTAGCTAGATTGCCCATTATCGAATCCCAAAA AACTTGTCCCGTTGATCTGAAGGAAGCCGTCACGAGTGTGATATTTGCAGCTCCTAGATGTTCTGATATATCTGAACTTTATGATGTTCGAAAACAGTTCACTGCAAAATATGGAAAAGATTTTGTTTCTGCAGCGATTGAGCTGCATCCTGATTGCGGTGTGAGTCGCATG TTGGTTGAGAAGTTATCTGCAGTAGCTCCTGACTTGCAGACAAAAATTAAAGTGTTAAGTGCTGTGGCGAAGGATCATAACATTGATTGGGATCCTACTTCGTTTGAGGAGAAAGAGTCTAAGCCTTCGAGTGACTTGTTG AATGGGCCCGCTAGTTTTGAGAATGCCAGCATGGCAAATGTTGAGCTTCCGAAGATTCAACCTGTGCATAGCCATGAAGAGAAGCAGAGTGCACCTGTTGACTTCTCTGAGCAAAACCGAAAATACACACTAAATACTCAGAATGTAACCTCTACTAATAGTGGTGTTGAAACGTCATCTTCAg GAGTAACTCATGACTGGATGGAAACGAAACAGAACTGGAACATGGAGTTCAAGGATGCTACTTCTGCAGCACAAGCAGCCGCTGAGTCAGCGGAACGGGCAGCTGTGGCTGCCCGAGCTGCTGCCCAGTTTTCGAGCCAGGAAAAGATCGCCAATCGCCCACCAACTGGACCCCACGTGTTTAATAGCAGAGACGAATATCCTCACGGGTCTACCTCTTCAGGATATCATGGTGAAAGCTTCTTGGATGATGGAAAACCTAATATGTCGAATCAGGACATTGGTCAAAGTCAACATGCTACTTCACAAAAAGCTACTGAGAGATTTAATAGATCAAACAATGATTCGGCTGGACCCCATGTGTCTAACAGCAGATACGAACCTTCTCATGTTTCTGCTCCATCAGGATATAGTGGTGAAAGCTCATCGGATGATAGCAAACCTAAGACGTCGAATCAGGACATTTATCAAAGTCAACATGGTACTTCACAAAAAGCTACCGAAACATTTGATAGATCCAATAATGATTCAATTGAGAATGAGACATTAGTAAACAATTTCCACATGACAGATGGATATTATGAAAACTCCTTGCATGAAGATCAAGAAGGTTCTTCCTCTCCTGAAAGGGAATCTAAAACCGAGTTAGTGAGTGATCGTAAAGGAAGTATTGAAAATGAAAATATCAATTTCTTTGCTACTGAAAAGCAACCAACTATTCATTCATCTCAATCTCATTTTAGCTCGTATAGCGATGGACCTGATGTTCGTAAAAAAGCTGTTGTTGGTAATCCTTTTGCTGTAGTTGATCAAGAAAGCCCTTTTAAAGAATCCGTAAAAACAAGCACgaatgttgatgatgatgtcaTCTCTGATGACGACGACGACGTTGGCGGTGGTCCTAGGTTTGATACAGGATTTGAGTATGACGAAATGGAGGCTAACATCTGGAGCCCTAAAATGAACACCATTGACAAACCAAATTCTCAATCGCATATTTTTTCTGAAAGTGTATCCTTTGGTGACCAGTCTATGAAATCTATAGAACCTTCGGAAACAGATAATTTTGCGCCCGCAAGTTTCGATCATTCCGACGGTCCAGATTCCGGAAGTGAAAATGAGCTTTTGTCTATGAATCCTAAATCATCATCTGTTACCGAGTCTTCACAAACTTTTAATTCAAGAAAAACCCGAATCGAGCTGAATGATTTGGTTGAAGAGGGGACATCGTTCGAGGATGAAGAAAAACAAATGCAGTCTCAACATGAGTTGAAGAAACGTAATTTAGACCAAGAATTTTCTGATTCATCGGATGGTAATGATAATGGTGATTCTACAAATCAACGGTTGAACTTTGGAACATTGACAGGTGGCCTTCGAAACAAAGGTGGTCTTAAGTACCCGCCTTATACAAAAAGTGGAACAATCGAGAAGTCAACAGCAGGAAGTCAAACTTCCTTTCAGAGCTCGTTAGATTCAAGAGCGAGTAGGATAGAAGATAAAAAACCGAAGGTTCCTATATCAATTTCAgattctgattcagattcagattTGCAAGCAAATAAGAAAGTTAGCACAAGACCGATATTTTCGCCTCCTGCTGCGTTCTTTAATGATGACGGAATGGATTCCGAGGACGAGGCTCCAAAACAAGTGACGAATAAGGTTCGGTTGGGTTCGGGTCTTTCTAGAAGGACAAGAGGATCTCCTTCAGTTCCTTATTCGAAGACTAATGTTGAAACTGGTCAAATCAAGTCAACCACTTTCGAGCCTCAAGTCAACCGCTTTGCACATACCAAACAAGAAGCTGTTCAGACAATGCCAGAGTCTAAAAATCCAAGGGGTGAACGCATTTCTTCAAGAATTGTTGTTGAATCGGGAAATATGAAGGATGTTAAAACACAGAATGTAGGATCTGAAATGACGTCTGAAGTCAAGAAAGCGAGCCATGTTCATCCAAAGCTTCCTGAATACGACTCTTTAGCTGCTCGTTTACAGTCCTTGCGAACTGATCGGCAGTAA